A stretch of DNA from Hydrogenophaga sp. SL48:
CCCACGCCCAGGGCGCGGGCAAGGTGTATGTGTCGAGCGAGAAGGACAACCAGATCCACGTGTTCAACGCGAGCGGCGAGCGCCAGGGCGCCATCGACGTGTGCAAGCGGCCGCGCGACATGTCGTTCAGCGCCGACGGCCAGCAGATCATGGTGATCTGCGGCGACAGCAACGCCATGGGGCTGGTGAATGTGGCCACCGGCAAACTGACTGGCACTGTTCCATTGGGGGACAGTCCCGAGATGTTCGACCTGAGTCCGGATGGCAAAACCGCCTATGTGTCGATCGAGGACGAGAACGTGATGGCGGCCTACGACATCGCGACGAAGAAGCCGGTGTTCGAGGTGAAGACCGGTGGCGAACCCGAAGGCGTGCTGGTCACGCCGGACGGCAAGACGGCCTACGTCACCTCCGAGGTGGCCAACGTGGTCCACGTGATCGACCTCGGCACGAAGAAGGTGACGAAGAACATCAAGGTCGGCAAGCGACCGCGCCGCTTTGTGATGTCGCCCGACGGCAGCGAACTCTGGGTCACCAACGAACTCGACGCCACCGTCAGCGTGGTGGACACCAAGACGCACACCGAAAAGCAGAAGATCAAGTTCGAGGTCAAGGGCATGCGCCAGGCCGACATCACGCCCGTGGGCATGACCCTCAGCCCGGATGGCAAGAGCATGTGGGTCGGGCTGGGCAAGGCCAACCACGTGGCCGAGGTCGATGTCGCCACCAAGGCGGTGAAGACCCAGGTGCTGGTGGGCAAGCGCGCCTGGGGCATGGGCTTCCACCCCGATGGCAAGACGCTGTATGTGGCCAACGGTCTGTCGGACGACATGACGCTGGTGGACACGGCGAGTGGCAAGGCGCTGAAGACGGTGCCGGCCGGGCGCGTGCCTCACTCGATTTTGGTGAGTAAATGACCCACCCCCGTCGCTTGTTCGCTTCGCGTAACCGCTCCTCCCCTCAAGGGGCAATGCCTGCGGCCCGTCCTGAGCTTGTCGAAGGGCAGTTCCGCGGCATTCTGGTTTGGGGTGCCCTGCGCGCCTGCGGGTTGGCGTTGTTTGGCTTGGCTGGTTTGTTCTCCCTGCCTGCTTTCGCGGCGACCAAGGTCACCATCGCCGTGGTGTCGCTGGACGGTGATCCGCGTTACGCGCCGCGCCGCATGGAGAAGGCCTACCCCGGTCACCCGACGGGTCGCGCCATCGACGGCGTGAAGCTGGCGGCGGAAGATTCGGCGTTCGAGCTGGACGCAGCGGGGCTGGAGCTGGTGGTGAAGGACGTGGTCTTGCCCAACGCGGCCGCGTTGCCCAAGGCGCTGGCCGAGCTGAAGGCCGCCAAGGTGCAGCACGTGGTGGCCGACCTGCCGTTGCCCGAGTTGCGCGCCCTGGTGCAGGCCGCGCCCACGGCGCTGGGTGGCGCCATCGTGTTCAACACCGCGCTGGACGACGACAGCCTGCGCGGGGTGCAGTGCGCCGCGCACCTGCTGCACACGGCGCCCAGCCGCGCCATGCTGAGCGACACGCTGGCGCAGTACCTGGCCGCGCGCAACTGGCGCAAGGCGCTGC
This window harbors:
- a CDS encoding PQQ-dependent catabolism-associated beta-propeller protein; amino-acid sequence: MAFSSRPSSFNPLRSALLAAGLCTALTAAHAQGAGKVYVSSEKDNQIHVFNASGERQGAIDVCKRPRDMSFSADGQQIMVICGDSNAMGLVNVATGKLTGTVPLGDSPEMFDLSPDGKTAYVSIEDENVMAAYDIATKKPVFEVKTGGEPEGVLVTPDGKTAYVTSEVANVVHVIDLGTKKVTKNIKVGKRPRRFVMSPDGSELWVTNELDATVSVVDTKTHTEKQKIKFEVKGMRQADITPVGMTLSPDGKSMWVGLGKANHVAEVDVATKAVKTQVLVGKRAWGMGFHPDGKTLYVANGLSDDMTLVDTASGKALKTVPAGRVPHSILVSK